The proteins below come from a single Kitasatospora sp. NBC_00315 genomic window:
- a CDS encoding GH1 family beta-glucosidase: MTVASRPVPHSPAAAVDQEGQLAFPRTFLWGAATAAYQIEGAAAEDGRTPSIWDTFSRTPGKVHEGDTGDVATDHYHRFREDVALMAELGIKAYRFSISWSRVQPTGRGPAVERGLDFYRALVDELLAAGIEPVATLYHWDLPQELEDLGGWTVRETADRFAEYARIAAEALGDKVKFWTTLNEPWCSSFLGYGSGVHAPGRTDPADALRAAHHLNLAHGRAVAALRAALPADAKVSITLNLHQVRALTDSPQDQDAARRIDAVGNRVFTGPILDGAYPADLRADTAHLLDWDALVLPGDEAVIAAPIDVLGINYYSPTLVSAPVEGQELSPGEAAKNDAHGASDHSPWPGSEQVVFHLAPGELTAMNWAIDPSGLYDLITDVARRYPRLPLMITENGAAFEDTVNEQGEVLDPRRIDYVHRHLAAVHRAIADGADVRGYFLWSLLDNFEWSYGYSRRFGAVYVDYRTLERIPKASARWYARTVRSNTIPPVEGLA, from the coding sequence ATGACAGTCGCGTCCCGTCCCGTCCCGCACAGCCCGGCCGCCGCAGTGGACCAGGAAGGGCAGTTGGCCTTCCCGAGAACCTTCCTGTGGGGCGCTGCGACGGCCGCGTACCAGATCGAGGGCGCGGCCGCGGAGGACGGCCGCACCCCCTCGATCTGGGACACCTTCAGCCGCACCCCCGGCAAGGTGCACGAGGGCGACACCGGCGACGTGGCCACCGACCACTACCACCGGTTCCGCGAGGACGTCGCACTGATGGCCGAACTGGGCATCAAGGCCTACCGGTTCTCGATCTCCTGGTCCCGGGTGCAGCCCACCGGGCGCGGCCCGGCGGTCGAGCGCGGCCTCGACTTCTACCGCGCCCTGGTGGACGAGCTGCTCGCGGCCGGCATCGAGCCGGTCGCCACGCTCTACCACTGGGACCTCCCGCAGGAGCTGGAGGACCTGGGCGGCTGGACGGTGCGCGAGACCGCCGACCGCTTCGCCGAGTACGCCCGGATCGCCGCCGAGGCGCTCGGCGACAAGGTCAAGTTCTGGACCACCCTGAACGAGCCCTGGTGCTCGTCCTTCCTCGGCTACGGCTCCGGCGTGCACGCTCCCGGCCGCACCGACCCGGCGGACGCCCTGCGCGCCGCCCACCACCTCAACCTGGCCCACGGCCGGGCGGTGGCGGCCCTGCGCGCGGCGCTGCCCGCCGACGCCAAGGTCTCCATCACCCTCAACCTGCACCAGGTCCGGGCCCTGACCGACTCGCCGCAGGACCAGGACGCCGCCCGCCGGATCGACGCGGTGGGCAACCGGGTCTTCACCGGGCCGATCCTGGACGGCGCCTACCCCGCCGACCTGCGCGCCGACACCGCCCACCTGCTCGACTGGGACGCCCTGGTGCTGCCCGGCGACGAAGCGGTGATCGCGGCGCCGATCGACGTCCTCGGCATCAACTACTACAGCCCGACGCTGGTCTCGGCCCCGGTCGAGGGCCAGGAGCTCTCGCCCGGCGAGGCCGCGAAGAACGACGCCCACGGCGCCAGCGACCACTCGCCGTGGCCCGGCTCCGAGCAGGTGGTCTTCCACCTGGCCCCGGGCGAGCTGACCGCGATGAACTGGGCGATCGACCCGAGCGGCCTCTACGACCTGATCACCGACGTCGCCCGGCGCTACCCCCGGCTGCCGCTGATGATCACCGAGAACGGCGCCGCGTTCGAGGACACCGTCAACGAGCAGGGCGAGGTGCTCGACCCGCGCCGGATCGACTACGTCCACCGCCACCTGGCCGCCGTGCACCGGGCCATCGCCGACGGCGCCGACGTGCGCGGCTACTTCCTCTGGTCGCTGCTGGACAACTTCGAGTGGTCCTACGGCTACAGCCGCCGCTTCGGCGCGGTCTACGTCGACTACCGGACCCTGGAGCGCATCCCCAAGGCCAGCGCACGCTGGTACGCGCGGACGGTCCGCAGCAACACGATCCCCCCGGTGGAGGGCCTCGCCTGA
- a CDS encoding carbohydrate ABC transporter permease produces MTSKAPSAPVDATPPARRRLRSRKQGAGRQHHAGPLTYVVLIVVALASLFPLYWTLVAASTDTHAVVSTPPPLLPGGNLFKNLNYVWHNAGGRGMGVALLNSTLVASSVTIGTVAFSLLAGFAFAKLRFPGRGVMMGLVLATLAVPAQLSVVPLFILMKNLGQGNHLSALILPSLVTAFGVFFMRQYLVQALPTELLEAARMDGANSLRVVWHVVVPIARPAMAVLGMLTFVQSWNDFLWPIIAMNGSSNPTVQVALAGLGTGWSTDWSVIMAGALIGTVPLLVVFLLFGKHIVGGIAQGAVKG; encoded by the coding sequence ATGACGTCGAAGGCGCCGTCCGCCCCGGTCGACGCCACCCCGCCCGCCCGGCGCCGCCTCCGCTCGCGGAAGCAGGGCGCGGGCCGCCAGCACCACGCCGGCCCGCTGACCTACGTCGTGCTGATCGTGGTCGCGCTGGCCTCGCTCTTCCCGCTGTACTGGACGCTGGTCGCTGCCTCCACCGACACCCACGCCGTGGTGTCCACCCCGCCGCCGCTGCTGCCGGGCGGCAACCTGTTCAAGAACCTGAACTACGTCTGGCACAACGCGGGCGGGCGGGGCATGGGCGTTGCCCTGCTCAACTCCACCCTGGTGGCGAGCTCCGTCACGATCGGCACCGTCGCGTTCTCGCTGCTGGCCGGGTTCGCCTTCGCCAAGCTCCGCTTCCCCGGGCGCGGCGTCATGATGGGCCTGGTGCTGGCGACCCTCGCGGTGCCGGCCCAGCTCAGCGTCGTGCCGCTGTTCATCCTGATGAAGAACCTGGGCCAGGGAAACCACCTGAGCGCGCTGATCCTGCCCTCGCTGGTGACCGCGTTCGGCGTGTTCTTCATGCGGCAGTACCTGGTCCAGGCGCTGCCGACCGAGCTGCTGGAGGCCGCCCGGATGGACGGTGCCAACTCGCTGCGGGTGGTCTGGCACGTGGTCGTGCCGATTGCCCGGCCGGCGATGGCGGTGCTCGGTATGCTCACCTTCGTCCAGTCCTGGAACGACTTCCTCTGGCCGATCATCGCGATGAACGGTTCCAGCAACCCGACCGTCCAGGTCGCCCTGGCCGGTCTCGGCACCGGCTGGTCGACCGACTGGTCGGTGATCATGGCCGGTGCGCTGATCGGCACCGTCCCCCTGCTGGTGGTGTTCCTGCTGTTCGGCAAGCACATCGTCGGCGGCATCGCCCAGGGCGCCGTCAAGGGCTGA
- a CDS encoding carbohydrate ABC transporter permease produces MATSISARGSDPGSATPDRPDRTPPGSSPRQAWRSRLYRWDTKGSPYVFVAPFFLVFAVFGLFPLLYTGWLSFHQVSLYNVDQSTWVGLKNYTDLFTGPASHFFWNALWNTITLGILSTVPQLMIAIGLAHLLNYQLRARSFFRTALLAPYATSVAAATLVFALIFSPESGMANWFLGLFGMDPVAWEAGSWTSQFAISVIVTWRWTGYNALIYLAAMQAVPGDLYEAAALDGANRWKQFLNVTVPALRPTILFTAVVSTIGATQLFGEPFLFGGQSGHQGGTANQYETLGVFMYDQGFRNSMLGRASAIAWTMFALLLLIGLVNALIARRLRKSQ; encoded by the coding sequence GTGGCCACCTCCATCAGTGCCCGCGGGAGCGATCCAGGCTCCGCGACGCCCGACCGACCCGACCGCACACCGCCCGGGAGCTCCCCGCGCCAGGCGTGGCGCAGTCGCCTCTACCGCTGGGACACCAAGGGCTCGCCCTACGTCTTCGTGGCGCCGTTCTTCCTGGTGTTCGCGGTGTTCGGGCTCTTCCCGCTGCTCTACACCGGCTGGCTCTCCTTTCACCAGGTGAGCCTCTACAACGTCGACCAGTCCACCTGGGTGGGGCTGAAGAACTACACCGACCTGTTCACCGGGCCGGCCAGTCACTTCTTCTGGAACGCCCTGTGGAACACGATCACGCTGGGCATCCTCTCCACGGTGCCGCAGCTGATGATCGCGATCGGCCTGGCGCACCTGCTCAACTACCAGCTGCGCGCCCGCTCGTTCTTCCGCACGGCGCTGCTGGCCCCGTACGCGACCTCGGTCGCCGCGGCCACCCTGGTGTTCGCGCTGATCTTCAGCCCCGAGAGCGGGATGGCCAACTGGTTCCTCGGCCTCTTCGGGATGGACCCGGTCGCCTGGGAGGCCGGCAGCTGGACCTCCCAGTTCGCCATCTCGGTGATCGTGACCTGGCGCTGGACGGGCTACAACGCGCTGATCTACCTGGCCGCCATGCAGGCGGTCCCCGGTGACCTCTACGAGGCCGCCGCGCTGGACGGCGCCAACCGGTGGAAGCAGTTCCTCAACGTGACGGTGCCGGCTCTGCGGCCCACCATCCTGTTCACCGCCGTCGTCTCGACCATCGGCGCCACCCAGCTCTTCGGCGAGCCCTTCCTGTTCGGCGGCCAGAGCGGCCATCAGGGCGGCACCGCCAACCAGTACGAAACCCTCGGCGTGTTCATGTACGACCAGGGCTTCCGCAACAGCATGCTCGGCCGGGCCTCCGCCATCGCCTGGACGATGTTCGCCCTGCTGCTGTTGATCGGCCTCGTCAACGCCCTGATCGCCCGCCGCCTGCGCAAGTCGCAGTGA
- a CDS encoding extracellular solute-binding protein has translation MRTSRAARTTRSRRAALLVTTVLSATALLATGCSSSGSSSSSATADSNEKITLTVGDFGTFGYKEAGLFDAYTALHPNITVKENTTTQEADYWTAVQTHLAAGSGLDDVQALEVGRISLATSDALSGSFADLSKAPGVKKEDYLDWKWQQATSAGGKTVALGTDVGPMAVCYRQDLFAAAGLPSDPAAVSALWAGDWSKYVEAGKTFQAKAPKGTFFMDSATGLFNAVVSSDTQQYYKDGKLNYKDSASVKSAWDLAMAADASGSSQGLKEFDPTWQTAFSQSTFATTICPSWQQANIEKYAGPSNAGKWNVAQAPAAGNWGGSFLSVPSSGKHVAAAQDLVAWLTAPEQQAKVFQKVGNIPSNQKAYALAGVTDFKNPYIGPNAPTGQIFSTAAKAIKPAETGPKAGDLQSAFSNGILLVEQNGKAAGDAWAATVKQIDSTIQ, from the coding sequence ATGCGCACGTCCCGTGCCGCCCGCACCACCCGTTCCCGTCGGGCCGCCCTGCTCGTCACGACCGTGCTGAGCGCCACGGCGCTGCTGGCCACCGGTTGCTCCAGCAGTGGTTCGAGCAGCAGCAGTGCCACCGCCGACTCGAATGAGAAGATCACCCTCACGGTCGGTGACTTCGGGACGTTCGGTTACAAGGAGGCCGGCCTCTTCGACGCGTACACGGCCCTGCACCCGAACATCACCGTCAAGGAGAACACCACCACACAGGAGGCGGACTACTGGACCGCCGTCCAGACCCACCTCGCTGCCGGTAGCGGCCTCGACGACGTGCAGGCGCTCGAGGTGGGCCGCATCTCGCTGGCCACCTCCGACGCGCTGAGCGGCTCCTTCGCGGACCTCTCCAAGGCCCCCGGTGTCAAGAAGGAGGACTACCTGGACTGGAAGTGGCAGCAGGCCACCAGCGCCGGCGGCAAGACCGTCGCGCTGGGCACCGACGTCGGCCCGATGGCCGTCTGCTACCGCCAGGACCTGTTCGCCGCCGCCGGTCTGCCCAGCGACCCGGCCGCGGTGAGCGCGCTCTGGGCCGGCGACTGGTCGAAGTACGTCGAGGCGGGCAAGACCTTCCAGGCGAAGGCGCCCAAGGGCACCTTCTTCATGGACTCCGCCACCGGGCTGTTCAACGCCGTCGTCTCCAGCGACACGCAGCAGTACTACAAGGACGGCAAGCTCAACTACAAGGACTCGGCCAGCGTCAAGTCGGCCTGGGACCTCGCGATGGCGGCCGACGCCTCCGGCTCCTCGCAGGGCCTGAAGGAGTTCGACCCCACCTGGCAGACCGCGTTCTCGCAGTCCACCTTCGCCACCACCATCTGCCCGTCCTGGCAGCAGGCGAACATCGAGAAGTACGCCGGCCCGTCCAACGCCGGCAAGTGGAACGTCGCCCAGGCGCCGGCCGCCGGCAACTGGGGCGGCTCGTTCCTGTCCGTCCCGAGCTCGGGCAAGCACGTCGCCGCCGCGCAGGACCTGGTGGCCTGGCTGACCGCGCCGGAGCAGCAGGCCAAGGTCTTCCAGAAGGTCGGCAACATCCCCTCCAACCAGAAGGCCTACGCGCTGGCCGGGGTCACCGACTTCAAGAACCCCTACATCGGTCCGAACGCGCCGACCGGCCAGATCTTCTCCACCGCGGCCAAGGCGATCAAGCCCGCCGAGACCGGCCCCAAGGCCGGTGACCTGCAGAGCGCCTTCAGCAACGGCATCCTGCTGGTCGAGCAGAACGGCAAGGCGGCCGGCGACGCCTGGGCCGCGACGGTCAAGCAGATCGACAGCACCATCCAGTAG
- a CDS encoding glycoside hydrolase family 6 protein produces MRIARTARAALAVTATVAAVAGLAAGPAAASGPAGPAAAHSAPARTLPADTRFLVDPTGKAAAQAVTDLKAGDPAGAAAMARLASQPVAQWFTGTADPAQTTRDMAVLQAKAALLHRTPVAVAYNVPGRDCSQYSAGGAADSTQYATWIDALAKGIGNHRTVVVLEPDGLALSPSSCGGTAAQQAERLAEVNAAVDRLEQQSGALVYLDGGHSSWQNVGTMAQLLNDGGMARAQGFFLNVSNYQTDPDLIRYGTQVAECAWYLGHTAGATAGDCANQYWPAADADAWYASHVPADAVLPHFVIDTSRNGQGPWTPTASYPDAQTWCNPPGRGLGVRPTANTGVPLLDAYLWIKVPGESDGSCTRGTAGPVDPEYGAVDPAAGVWWPQQALSLVRNASPALTFGPLSSLG; encoded by the coding sequence ATGCGCATCGCCCGCACCGCCCGAGCGGCACTCGCCGTGACCGCGACCGTGGCCGCCGTGGCCGGCCTCGCCGCCGGCCCGGCCGCCGCCTCGGGCCCGGCAGGCCCGGCGGCCGCCCACTCCGCGCCCGCCCGCACCCTGCCCGCCGACACCCGCTTCCTCGTCGACCCGACCGGCAAGGCCGCCGCCCAGGCCGTCACCGACCTGAAGGCCGGGGATCCGGCGGGCGCCGCCGCGATGGCCCGGCTGGCGAGCCAGCCGGTCGCCCAGTGGTTCACCGGCACCGCCGACCCCGCCCAGACCACCCGCGACATGGCCGTACTGCAGGCCAAGGCGGCCCTGCTGCACCGCACGCCGGTGGCGGTCGCCTACAACGTCCCCGGCCGCGACTGCTCGCAGTACTCGGCCGGCGGCGCGGCCGACTCCACCCAGTACGCGACCTGGATCGACGCCCTGGCCAAGGGCATCGGCAACCACCGGACCGTGGTCGTGCTGGAGCCGGACGGCCTCGCACTGAGCCCGTCCTCCTGCGGCGGCACCGCCGCCCAGCAGGCCGAGCGACTCGCCGAGGTCAACGCCGCCGTCGACCGGCTGGAGCAGCAGAGCGGCGCGCTGGTCTACCTGGACGGCGGGCACAGCTCCTGGCAGAACGTGGGCACCATGGCGCAGCTGCTGAACGACGGCGGCATGGCGCGCGCCCAGGGATTCTTCCTCAACGTCTCGAACTACCAGACCGACCCCGACCTGATCCGCTACGGCACCCAGGTCGCCGAGTGCGCCTGGTACCTGGGCCACACCGCCGGCGCCACGGCCGGCGACTGCGCCAACCAGTACTGGCCGGCCGCCGACGCCGACGCCTGGTACGCCTCGCACGTCCCGGCCGACGCCGTACTGCCGCACTTCGTGATCGACACCAGCCGCAACGGTCAGGGGCCCTGGACGCCGACCGCCTCCTACCCGGACGCCCAGACCTGGTGCAACCCGCCCGGCCGGGGTCTCGGTGTGCGGCCGACCGCGAACACCGGGGTGCCGCTGCTGGACGCCTACCTGTGGATCAAGGTCCCGGGTGAGTCCGACGGCAGCTGCACGCGCGGCACCGCCGGGCCGGTGGACCCCGAGTACGGGGCGGTCGACCCGGCCGCCGGCGTCTGGTGGCCGCAGCAGGCGCTGAGCCTGGTCCGCAACGCCTCCCCGGCCCTGACCTTCGGGCCGCTCTCCTCCCTCGGCTGA
- a CDS encoding ABC transporter substrate-binding protein yields MPSSHPLSAPRPRQPHARPPGAAPRPRSGPVRLAAALATGVLLLTGCAFQHGPAAAVATEGPTARPTNAGTITLTVGEFGTFGYHEAGLYDEYMAAHPDINIHAQATQDGQTYWDALSPKLASGTGLADIQAVEVGYIAQATSTYADAFTDLGKASGVDPKAWLPWKSQQATTTDGALIGLGTDVAPMAICYRKDLFKQAGLPTDRDAVAALWQGDWNKFLDVGRQYQAVAPAGTAFTDSVGGLFNAVLSSEPQQYSDASGKLDYQDSPGVKKAWDIAVKAAQDKLTAGLTQFQGDWNTGFFLSRFATVVCPSWMTGVISSNSGDAGQGQWDIAQAPAAGNWGGAFLTVPKASAHPKEAAALAAWLTAPAQQAKVFAKVGNLPSTVAGLKEPAVQGGKLAYFGDTPVGQIYAAAAQYIRPAPIGKDDGTVKTVLTETALPSIERSGTDPKTAWNNAVKLIKQKTDG; encoded by the coding sequence ATGCCGAGCAGCCACCCCCTCTCCGCCCCGCGGCCGCGACAGCCCCACGCCCGTCCGCCGGGCGCGGCACCCCGGCCCCGCAGCGGGCCCGTACGCCTGGCGGCCGCCCTGGCCACCGGGGTCCTGCTGCTCACCGGCTGCGCGTTCCAGCACGGACCGGCCGCCGCGGTGGCCACCGAGGGCCCCACCGCGCGGCCGACGAACGCCGGGACGATCACCCTGACGGTCGGCGAGTTCGGCACCTTCGGCTACCACGAGGCCGGGCTCTACGACGAGTACATGGCCGCCCACCCCGACATCAACATCCACGCCCAGGCCACCCAGGACGGCCAGACGTACTGGGACGCGCTGAGCCCCAAGCTGGCCTCGGGCACCGGGCTCGCCGACATCCAGGCCGTCGAGGTGGGCTACATCGCCCAGGCGACCAGCACCTACGCCGACGCCTTCACCGACCTCGGCAAGGCCTCCGGGGTCGACCCGAAGGCCTGGCTCCCGTGGAAGTCCCAGCAGGCCACCACCACCGACGGGGCGCTGATCGGTCTGGGCACCGATGTCGCGCCGATGGCGATCTGCTACCGCAAGGACCTCTTCAAGCAGGCCGGCCTGCCCACCGACCGCGACGCGGTGGCGGCCCTGTGGCAGGGCGACTGGAACAAGTTCCTCGATGTCGGCCGGCAGTACCAGGCCGTCGCACCCGCCGGGACCGCCTTCACCGACTCCGTCGGCGGCCTGTTCAACGCCGTGCTCTCCAGCGAGCCGCAGCAGTACTCGGACGCCTCCGGCAAGCTCGACTACCAGGACAGCCCCGGGGTGAAGAAGGCCTGGGACATCGCGGTGAAGGCCGCGCAGGACAAGCTGACCGCCGGGCTGACCCAGTTCCAGGGCGACTGGAACACCGGCTTCTTCCTCTCCAGGTTCGCCACCGTCGTCTGCCCGTCCTGGATGACCGGTGTCATCAGCAGCAACTCCGGCGACGCCGGCCAGGGCCAGTGGGACATCGCCCAGGCACCCGCCGCCGGCAACTGGGGCGGCGCCTTCCTCACCGTCCCGAAGGCGAGCGCGCACCCCAAGGAGGCCGCCGCACTCGCCGCCTGGCTCACCGCGCCCGCGCAGCAGGCCAAGGTCTTCGCCAAGGTCGGCAACCTGCCCTCGACCGTCGCGGGGCTCAAGGAGCCGGCCGTCCAGGGGGGCAAGCTCGCCTACTTCGGCGACACCCCCGTCGGCCAGATCTACGCGGCGGCCGCGCAGTACATCCGGCCCGCGCCGATCGGCAAGGACGACGGCACGGTGAAGACCGTCCTCACCGAGACCGCCCTCCCGTCGATCGAGAGGAGCGGCACCGACCCGAAGACCGCCTGGAACAACGCGGTCAAGCTGATCAAGCAGAAGACGGACGGCTGA
- a CDS encoding phosphatidylglycerol lysyltransferase domain-containing protein, producing MSAPTTTGAGTRPAGARHPGPVHPDDAPPGAVRVHPDDAPPGAVPPGEAPPGEGPPAGLPLAAAPERADARWARHARRLRTAPLTLTLLAALWIVGAATGSLRTGPPGALADRIGIGLPTLDAGRWWTPLTSLLWCSGIGAYLATSALLLLVGPVAERRLGRRRSVLVLLAGQILATLLGTGLVRLGIALGEGWTFDIRDQVVAGPGAGLFVLAALLGRRLTVLWRRRLHLLVVLVPLVSTLYIGHLWGVQELAGALTGLALGAVLHRHEPRLRYGSSHGETRVLVALCLLAAAVGPLVASLYDDAIGPFNSLSDLYLSRAYSSAEVADLCASSVRECARVHAVQDFFHSPGRLMAAAVPALLLVLAEGLRRGLRAAWRITVVTELIWAFLLLRLLADDLSALEQPAGTRSVVEFLVEALLLPVLTTALLLRTRHRFQQRMARRVVRRLGAVVGAALLLTSAVYVGAGVLARGRYEPGATAWRLVAELPSEYLPPAYGELLADYPVTVGGVARALVTYCGLVFWSVLLAALLVALRRPVLHVGAEDAARARALLTAHGGGTLSFLSTWEGNHYWFDEEGLAAVPYRVLSTVALTTGDPFGEPAARRRAVAGFARHCDSRGWTPCFYSVTPEIRAAGAELGWRSLQVAEDTVVSLPELAFTGKKWQDVRTSLNKAGKQGIAAEWWTYRDAPADLRDQIRSISEEWVSEKGLPEMGFTLGGLEELEDPAVRVLLAVDAQRRVHGVTSWMPVYEDGRPVGWTLDFMRRASDGFRGVMEFLIASAALGFKEEGARFLSLSGAPLARSGHGEPPTALQRMLDWMGKVLEPVYGFRSLIAFKAKFQPEYRPMYMVYPDPAALPSITRAIGKAYLPHLTAAQGVRLMRRLSA from the coding sequence ATGAGCGCGCCGACGACCACCGGCGCCGGCACCCGCCCGGCCGGCGCCCGCCACCCGGGGCCCGTCCACCCCGACGACGCCCCGCCCGGCGCGGTCCGGGTCCACCCCGACGACGCCCCGCCCGGCGCCGTCCCGCCCGGTGAAGCCCCGCCCGGTGAAGGCCCGCCCGCCGGGCTTCCGCTCGCGGCGGCGCCCGAGCGGGCCGACGCCCGCTGGGCGCGGCACGCCCGCCGACTGCGGACCGCGCCGCTCACCCTCACCCTGCTCGCCGCGCTGTGGATCGTCGGCGCGGCCACCGGCAGCCTGCGCACCGGCCCGCCGGGCGCGCTCGCCGACCGGATCGGCATCGGCCTGCCGACGCTGGACGCCGGCCGCTGGTGGACGCCGCTCACCTCACTGCTGTGGTGCTCCGGCATCGGGGCCTACCTCGCCACCAGCGCGCTGCTGCTCCTGGTCGGACCGGTCGCCGAACGCCGCCTCGGGCGCCGCCGCAGCGTCCTCGTGCTGCTCGCCGGGCAGATCCTCGCCACGCTGCTCGGCACCGGGCTGGTGCGCCTGGGCATCGCCCTGGGCGAAGGGTGGACCTTCGACATCAGGGACCAGGTGGTGGCCGGCCCCGGCGCCGGCCTGTTCGTGCTCGCGGCCTTGCTCGGGCGGCGCCTGACCGTGCTCTGGCGCCGCCGGCTGCACCTGCTGGTGGTGCTCGTCCCCCTGGTCTCCACGCTCTACATCGGGCACCTGTGGGGGGTCCAGGAACTCGCCGGCGCGCTGACCGGCCTGGCCCTCGGCGCGGTGCTGCACCGCCACGAGCCGCGCCTGCGGTACGGCTCCTCGCACGGCGAGACCAGGGTGCTGGTGGCCCTGTGCCTGCTCGCCGCGGCGGTCGGGCCGCTGGTCGCCTCGCTCTACGACGACGCCATCGGCCCCTTCAACAGTCTCTCCGACCTGTACCTTTCGCGCGCCTACTCCTCCGCGGAGGTCGCCGACCTCTGCGCCTCCTCGGTGCGGGAGTGCGCCCGGGTGCACGCCGTCCAGGACTTCTTCCACTCTCCGGGCCGGCTGATGGCCGCCGCCGTGCCCGCCCTGCTGCTGGTGCTCGCCGAGGGCCTGCGGCGCGGCCTGCGGGCGGCGTGGCGGATCACCGTCGTCACCGAGCTGATCTGGGCGTTCCTGCTCCTGCGGCTGCTCGCCGACGACCTCTCCGCCCTGGAGCAGCCGGCGGGCACCCGCTCCGTGGTCGAGTTCCTGGTCGAGGCCCTGCTGCTGCCGGTGCTGACCACCGCGCTGCTCCTGCGGACCAGGCACCGCTTCCAGCAGCGGATGGCCCGGCGGGTGGTGCGCCGGCTCGGCGCGGTCGTCGGCGCGGCGCTGCTGCTCACCTCGGCCGTGTACGTCGGTGCGGGCGTCCTGGCCCGGGGCCGGTACGAGCCGGGGGCGACCGCCTGGCGGCTGGTGGCGGAGCTGCCCTCGGAGTACCTCCCGCCCGCCTACGGCGAGTTGCTCGCGGACTACCCGGTCACGGTCGGCGGCGTCGCGCGGGCCCTGGTGACCTACTGCGGCCTGGTGTTCTGGAGCGTCCTGCTGGCCGCGCTCCTGGTGGCCCTGCGCAGGCCCGTGCTGCACGTGGGCGCCGAGGACGCGGCCCGGGCCCGGGCCCTGCTCACCGCGCACGGCGGTGGCACGCTCTCCTTCCTCAGCACCTGGGAGGGCAACCACTACTGGTTCGACGAGGAGGGCCTGGCGGCGGTCCCGTACCGGGTACTGTCCACCGTCGCGCTCACCACCGGGGACCCCTTCGGCGAACCGGCGGCGCGGCGGCGGGCGGTGGCCGGCTTCGCCCGGCACTGCGACTCCCGGGGCTGGACGCCGTGCTTCTACAGCGTCACCCCGGAGATCCGCGCGGCCGGGGCCGAACTCGGCTGGCGTTCGCTGCAGGTCGCCGAGGACACCGTGGTGTCGCTGCCCGAGCTGGCCTTCACCGGCAAGAAGTGGCAGGACGTCAGGACCTCGCTGAACAAGGCCGGGAAGCAGGGCATCGCCGCCGAGTGGTGGACCTACCGGGACGCCCCGGCCGACCTGCGGGACCAGATCCGCTCGATCTCCGAGGAATGGGTCTCGGAGAAGGGCCTGCCGGAGATGGGCTTCACCCTCGGTGGGCTGGAGGAGCTGGAGGACCCGGCCGTCCGGGTCCTGCTCGCCGTCGACGCGCAGCGCCGGGTGCACGGGGTCACCAGCTGGATGCCGGTCTACGAGGACGGCCGGCCGGTCGGCTGGACCCTGGACTTCATGCGCCGCGCCTCGGACGGCTTCCGGGGCGTGATGGAGTTCCTGATCGCCTCCGCCGCGCTGGGCTTCAAGGAGGAGGGCGCCCGCTTCCTCTCCCTGTCGGGCGCTCCGCTGGCCCGCTCCGGCCACGGGGAGCCGCCGACCGCGCTGCAGCGGATGCTGGACTGGATGGGCAAGGTGCTGGAGCCGGTCTACGGCTTCCGGTCGCTGATCGCCTTCAAGGCCAAGTTCCAGCCCGAGTACCGGCCGATGTACATGGTCTACCCCGATCCGGCCGCGCTGCCCAGCATCACCCGGGCGATCGGCAAGGCCTACCTGCCGCACCTGACCGCGGCCCAGGGCGTGCGGCTGATGCGCCGGCTGTCGGCCTGA